From one Liolophura sinensis isolate JHLJ2023 chromosome 10, CUHK_Ljap_v2, whole genome shotgun sequence genomic stretch:
- the LOC135477191 gene encoding LOW QUALITY PROTEIN: electron transfer flavoprotein beta subunit lysine methyltransferase-like (The sequence of the model RefSeq protein was modified relative to this genomic sequence to represent the inferred CDS: deleted 2 bases in 1 codon), with the protein MAGCVARYIRQGKACVTVTCAHVIPKGTIWSADARHRSSHVSDAQLVEVIKRETELSTNHLTPEIKLHLITQKCRLWHEHGDTSPFQDPFWAFYWPGGQVLTRYILDNPKEFLDRRVLDVGSGCGATAIGCKMVGANLVTANDIEPVALAAIRLNATANELSLDVNADNWIGRSTPRWDIVVLGDMFYDLEFANTLFHWITRLLDEGKTVFIGDPGRAALKTAVDKLPMQKVYKTDLPVSTRQENNGLTQAWVWKCINS; encoded by the exons ATGGCAGGGTGTGTTGCAAGATACATTCGGCAGGGGAAGGCCTGTGTGACAGTGACATGTGCTCACGTGATCCCGAAGGGCACAATTTGGTCCGCTGATGCCAGACATCGTTCTAGCCATGTAAGTGACGCCCAATTGGTTGAGGTCATCAAGCGCGAGACGGAGCTATCAACCAATCACCTGACACCAGAGATAAAACTGCATCTGATCACCCAGAAGTGCCGTCTTTGGCACGAGCATGGGGATACGAGTCCCTTCCAGGATCCATTTTGGGCCTTCTATTGGCCAGGAGGCCAAGTGCTTACGAG ATACATTCTGGATAATCCCAAAGAATTTCTTGACCGCCGTGTCTTGGACGTAGGGAGTGGATGCGGAGCTACTGCCATTGGCTGCAAAATGGTGGGAGCGAACCTTGTC ACAGCCAATGATATCGAACCAG TAGCGCTGGCTGCAATTCGGCTGAACGCCACAGCCAATGAGTTGTCTCTGGACGTTAATGCGGACAATTGGATTGGAAGGTCGACTCCACGATGGGACATAGTGGTGTTGGGTGACATGTTTTACGACCTGGAATTTGCCAAcactttatttcattggataaCCCGTCTCCTAGACGAAGGAAAGACTGTTTTCATTGGTGATCCTGGGAGAGCAGCGTTGAAAACTGCAGTAGATAAGCTACCAATGCAGAAAGTTTACAAAACTGATTTACCAGTCTCCACCAGACAGGAAAACAATGGACTCACCCAAGCATGGGTGTGGAAGTGCATAAATTCTTGA
- the LOC135476555 gene encoding uncharacterized protein LOC135476555, whose product MKLLRMLQRNATSCCTNGRTKVNCRALMQCVCLLLLLGVIVEIILLHFVLYYIYSSSKEMLQAFGSVKGSFMDKLLTIDVARNAIKIGKNGGISSLMENTLDRLYLMPVPLNREVQDTTRRSNIIYPQAELYVLGVDVSEAGEALYVYKKILRRRKFPYARLVVDIGANDGFLSSNSYNFIHWGWSAILVEPQHSQLDLAKKNIERYRGLFPRNSQNITFVEAVIGTRNGLENFVLSSDAVNMESHVLKSSDSHKFDIGHIMKVPSMTVRTFTEEHNVPQYFGVLSLDAEGMGDKILHQWINLNFRPAYIIYEQLHNSEPFEVMLEYLENVGYACISKRGWNYIFEYKRR is encoded by the exons ATGAAACTGTTGAGAATGCTTCAGAGAAACGCTACCTCTTGCTGTACGAATGGACGGACCAAAGTAAACTGTCGCGCATTGATGCAATGTGTCTGCCTTCTCTTGCTGCTGGGGGTAATTGTGGAGATTATACTGCTACATTTTGTATTGTACTACATCTATTCATCGTCCAAAGAAATGTTACAAGCTTTTGGTAGCGTAAAGGGCAGCTTTATGGATAAACTACTGACGATAGACGTAGCAAGAAACGCCATTAAAATAGGAAAAAATGGGGGAATTTCTTCGCTAATGGAAAATACATTAGACAGGCTGTATCTAATGCCAGTTCCGCTTAACAGAGAGGTCCAGGACACAACCAGGAGGAGCAATATCATATACCCCCAAGCTGAGCTGTATGTTTTGGGGGTTGATGTTTCAGAAGCTGGAGAAGCGCTGTATGTATACAAGAAAATCCTAAGGAGGCGAAAGTTTCCATATGCTCGGCTGGTTGTTGACATTGGTGCAAATGATGGGTTTTTGTCAAGCAATTCTTATAATTTCATTCACTGGGGATGGAGTGCTATTCTGGTTGAACCACAGCATTCTCAGCTTGACCTggcaaagaaaaatattgaGAG GTACAGAGGTTTATTCCCCAGAAACTCACAGAACATCACATTTGTCGAGGCTGTGATTGGAACAAGGAATGGTTTAGAAAACTTTGTACTTTCCAGTGATGCGGTGAATATGGAAAGCCATGTTTTGAAGTCTTCAGACTCTCACAAATTTGATATTGGTCACATTATGAAAGTTCCCAGCATGACCGTGAGAACATTCACTGAAGAGCACAACGTGCCCCAGTACTTCGGGGTGCTGTCGCTCGATGCTGAAGGGATGGGAGACAAG ATTTTACATCAATGGATCAACCTCAACTTTCGGCCAGCTTACATCATATATGAGCAGTTGCACAACTCCGAACCGTTCGAGGTTATGCTGGAATACCTGGAAAATGTTGGATACGCCTGTATTTCTAAGCGAGGCTGGAACTACATATTTGAGTACAAAAGGAGATAG